In Pseudofrankia saprophytica, one genomic interval encodes:
- a CDS encoding ATP-binding protein yields MGSDWSGRPDIVWVTALRALDEQHRTTSLVRLGLLAVMWGAVATLPAHEIPRGAGQLAMVTVGCALSCVHARPALMDAVERLQGAGQLADHLVGTRGRATFDVPGLLEAFGVVAAGLLFAGPWPVTGLSVAVRSAAILAAVAFAWLVGLNSLIDAGWYAPYAPVVIGSDRSDQPAPRVLLLFRRLGVLLLASLVALIVAVPWSPEVSEVPVALRVAAVGSVLALEIVRICFEQLLAATVATVRDAEDIVRKGAAQDLHSLTKNAVRLVAQAVEEAEPNPAELRARVRDLLVVVEENRLEMLTGDGAARVQDVAALWQAVVRVLPEARRHRCRLVEGGSIVLSSTDYQLARRALADLVMNALNAGASRVEVRLAVGAMAADDRFARFELDVTDDGPGMPPDALDDPAGSLRLLDWELHRYGGAISFEPAPDRGATVHVRWRSPRGNRDGTDEPRCAADGCQRPGRAADPTPDRVGEGR; encoded by the coding sequence ATGGGGTCCGACTGGTCCGGCCGGCCTGACATCGTCTGGGTGACGGCGCTGCGCGCCCTCGACGAGCAGCACCGGACCACGTCGCTGGTGCGGCTTGGCCTCCTCGCCGTCATGTGGGGGGCGGTCGCGACGCTGCCCGCCCACGAGATTCCCCGGGGCGCCGGTCAGCTGGCGATGGTGACGGTCGGCTGTGCGCTGTCCTGCGTGCACGCCCGGCCTGCGTTGATGGACGCGGTCGAACGGCTGCAGGGCGCCGGGCAGCTCGCGGACCATCTCGTCGGTACCCGCGGACGGGCGACGTTCGACGTGCCCGGCCTGTTGGAGGCGTTCGGGGTGGTGGCGGCGGGGCTGCTGTTCGCCGGCCCGTGGCCGGTCACCGGGTTGTCCGTCGCTGTGCGGTCGGCTGCGATCCTCGCGGCGGTGGCGTTCGCCTGGTTGGTCGGCTTGAACTCGCTGATCGACGCCGGCTGGTACGCGCCGTACGCCCCGGTCGTCATCGGGTCGGACCGGAGCGATCAGCCCGCGCCCCGGGTGCTGCTGTTGTTCCGCCGGCTGGGCGTGCTGCTGCTGGCCAGTCTGGTCGCGCTCATCGTCGCCGTTCCCTGGTCGCCGGAGGTGAGCGAGGTCCCCGTCGCGCTGCGCGTGGCGGCCGTCGGCAGCGTGCTCGCCCTGGAGATCGTGCGGATCTGCTTTGAGCAGCTGCTCGCCGCCACGGTTGCCACCGTGCGCGACGCCGAGGACATCGTGCGCAAAGGTGCCGCACAGGACCTCCACAGCCTCACCAAGAACGCGGTGCGCCTGGTCGCGCAGGCGGTCGAGGAGGCGGAACCGAACCCTGCCGAGCTCCGTGCGCGCGTCCGCGACCTGCTCGTCGTGGTCGAGGAAAACCGGCTGGAGATGCTGACCGGCGACGGCGCGGCCCGGGTCCAGGACGTGGCCGCGCTGTGGCAGGCGGTCGTCCGGGTCCTGCCCGAGGCGCGCCGCCACCGCTGCCGCCTGGTCGAGGGCGGGAGCATCGTGCTGAGCTCGACCGACTACCAGCTGGCCCGGCGTGCCCTGGCCGACCTGGTGATGAACGCGTTGAACGCGGGCGCGAGCCGGGTGGAGGTGCGCCTCGCGGTCGGCGCCATGGCGGCGGATGACCGGTTCGCGCGGTTCGAACTCGACGTGACCGACGACGGCCCGGGCATGCCGCCGGACGCTTTGGACGACCCGGCCGGCAGCCTCCGGCTGCTCGACTGGGAGCTGCACCGCTACGGCGGCGCCATCAGTTTCGAGCCGGCGCCGGATCGGGGCGCGACGGTACACGTCCGCTGGCGGTCCCCGCGGGGGAACCGCGATGGGACAGACGAACCTCGCTGCGCTGCGGATGGCTGCCAGCGACCCGGGCGCGCGGCTGACCCGACGCCCGATCGGGTTGGGGAGGGCCGATGA